Proteins from a genomic interval of Nocardioides jishulii:
- a CDS encoding FadR/GntR family transcriptional regulator, translating into MSPSSTRGLAISRVRPAYQQVADQLRELVTSGALRVGDRLPVEHELAQRFGVSRPTVREALRVLASQQLVHTERGPSGGTFVSRVDVSGVSDFLETSLGLLTDGPDVTVLQMLEARDVLEVPAARLAAMRRNDEHLAELEEAINREKVMRGRHDRFAEHRHFHQVVVEAGGNVLLGMMNEPLFRVLQSQFLRPSVPDGFWSRVDHDHGLLLNAIRDRDADAAGDLMAQHLVALRDAYVD; encoded by the coding sequence ATGTCCCCGTCGTCGACGCGCGGTCTGGCCATCAGCCGGGTCCGCCCGGCCTACCAGCAGGTCGCCGACCAGCTGCGTGAGCTGGTGACCAGCGGTGCTCTCCGTGTCGGGGACCGCCTTCCCGTCGAGCACGAGCTGGCCCAGCGTTTCGGGGTCAGCCGCCCCACGGTGCGCGAGGCGCTGCGTGTCCTGGCCTCCCAGCAGCTGGTGCACACCGAACGCGGACCCTCGGGCGGCACCTTCGTGTCGCGGGTCGACGTGAGCGGCGTGAGCGACTTCCTCGAGACCAGCCTGGGGCTGCTCACCGACGGTCCCGACGTCACCGTGCTCCAGATGCTCGAGGCGCGTGACGTGCTCGAGGTCCCGGCGGCCCGGTTGGCGGCGATGCGGCGCAACGACGAGCACCTGGCCGAGCTGGAGGAGGCGATCAACCGCGAGAAGGTCATGCGCGGTCGGCACGACCGGTTCGCCGAGCACCGCCATTTCCACCAGGTCGTCGTCGAGGCAGGCGGCAACGTGCTGCTCGGCATGATGAACGAGCCGCTCTTCCGGGTCCTGCAGTCGCAGTTCCTGAGGCCCTCGGTGCCCGACGGTTTCTGGTCGCGGGTGGACCACGACCACGGGCTCCTCCTGAACGCGATCCGCGACCGCGACGCCGACGCCGCCGGGGACCTCATGGCCCAGCACCTCGTGGCGCTGCGCGACGCGTACGTCGACTGA
- a CDS encoding alpha/beta fold hydrolase, translating to MQAGYVDGPWGQVHYRTSGASGPWVVLFHESPLSSVVWEKVMNHLGDEVRVLAFDTPGYGASAPPPGPATEIPEYAAVLAAATEALGATDVVFCGLHTGASLAIEAARVFTAGCRGVVLSGVALYDDEERAEHLSSWAPDVVKDLDGSQFEWALARYRRIWPGLDEEMLHLAVLEALRVLPRYHWGYRAAFRHDPAEPLASLDVPVLLLDAEFDLLADKDEKALALAKDARLVVLPGLHGQPHLRAPQDYAAHLAAFVREVSASDVGASDVGASDVGACEVVR from the coding sequence ATGCAGGCCGGATACGTCGACGGGCCGTGGGGGCAGGTCCACTACCGCACCTCGGGGGCCAGCGGCCCTTGGGTGGTGCTCTTCCACGAGTCACCGTTGTCGTCCGTGGTGTGGGAGAAGGTGATGAACCACCTCGGTGACGAGGTCCGGGTCCTGGCCTTCGACACGCCCGGTTACGGCGCCTCCGCGCCGCCGCCCGGTCCCGCCACCGAGATCCCGGAGTACGCCGCCGTGCTGGCGGCCGCGACCGAGGCCCTCGGCGCCACCGACGTGGTCTTCTGCGGCCTGCACACCGGGGCCTCCCTGGCGATCGAGGCGGCCAGGGTCTTCACCGCCGGCTGCCGGGGCGTCGTCCTCAGCGGGGTGGCGCTCTACGACGACGAGGAGCGGGCCGAGCACCTGTCCAGCTGGGCTCCCGACGTCGTCAAGGACCTGGACGGCAGCCAGTTCGAGTGGGCGCTGGCGCGCTACCGCCGGATCTGGCCCGGGCTCGACGAGGAGATGCTCCACCTGGCCGTGCTGGAGGCGCTGCGCGTCCTGCCGCGCTACCACTGGGGCTACCGCGCGGCGTTCCGCCATGACCCGGCCGAGCCGTTGGCCTCGCTCGACGTGCCCGTGCTCCTGCTCGACGCGGAGTTCGACCTGCTCGCCGACAAGGACGAGAAGGCCCTGGCGCTGGCCAAGGACGCACGTCTGGTCGTGCTCCCCGGCCTCCACGGCCAGCCGCACCTGCGCGCGCCGCAGGACTACGCCGCCCACCTGGCCGCCTTCGTCCGGGAGGTCAGTGCCAGCGACGTGGGTGCCAGCGATGTGGGTGCCAGCGACGTGGGTGCCTGCGAGGTGGTCCGATGA
- a CDS encoding cupin domain-containing protein → MSAEVTVVDGAAMAWVNGADVFETMDPAFRDNIGQDVESALDLLSRYHARCLWKDETTGRRIDHIRCEPGYEDLSEAFHDSVEECLVLGGAVDLTAEGHFEQGDYFWRPPGWVHSAVSPAGFEALLMMEGAEPCEGSHHVSRVVRPDEEAGEHAGDADPVGPRGYVRRVESRFMPWRSHDDTGTRLSAGEDPGLRSQVLSSNADAGTETTLVRLPQGWRSTPPVRDLDLFLVTLKGRLAVDGAMLEPSGLVHVPAGTVAPALEALDDVEVMVKTSPAAGQATMKERQEQ, encoded by the coding sequence GTGAGCGCCGAGGTCACGGTCGTCGACGGTGCGGCCATGGCGTGGGTCAACGGCGCCGACGTCTTCGAGACCATGGACCCCGCCTTCCGCGACAACATCGGTCAGGACGTCGAGTCGGCCCTGGACCTGCTGTCGAGGTACCACGCGCGCTGCCTGTGGAAGGACGAGACGACCGGGCGTCGCATCGACCACATCCGCTGCGAGCCCGGCTACGAGGACCTGTCGGAGGCGTTCCACGACTCCGTCGAGGAGTGCCTCGTGCTGGGTGGCGCCGTCGACCTCACCGCCGAGGGGCACTTCGAGCAGGGAGACTACTTCTGGCGTCCGCCGGGGTGGGTGCACTCCGCCGTGAGCCCCGCCGGGTTCGAGGCGCTGCTGATGATGGAGGGCGCCGAACCGTGCGAGGGCTCGCACCACGTGAGTCGCGTCGTACGCCCCGACGAGGAGGCGGGCGAGCACGCAGGCGACGCCGACCCCGTGGGACCCCGCGGCTACGTCCGGCGGGTCGAGTCGCGGTTCATGCCGTGGCGGAGCCATGACGACACCGGCACCCGACTGTCTGCCGGCGAGGACCCCGGCCTGCGTTCGCAGGTGCTCAGCAGCAACGCCGACGCGGGCACCGAGACCACCCTCGTACGCCTGCCGCAGGGGTGGCGCTCGACGCCGCCCGTCCGCGACCTCGACCTCTTCCTCGTCACCCTCAAGGGCAGGTTGGCAGTCGACGGCGCGATGCTCGAACCGTCGGGTCTCGTGCACGTCCCGGCAGGGACCGTCGCGCCTGCGCTGGAGGCGTTGGACGACGTCGAGGTGATGGTGAAGACCAGTCCCGCCGCAGGGCAGGCGACCATGAAGGAACGACAGGAGCAGTGA
- a CDS encoding thioesterase family protein → MRADASWKGKGGIFGGKVIALLADCVRMPAEVDRLELASLWVEFSGSVVPGEADETVEVLHAGRSTATVRAVLEQDGRAKASAMAKLVAAGQASVLPGRTLPPAASPDDLDDLVAPWGALDYDPKLQVKVIDQGLVDGVITTRAWLRVRPGHGDDLGVGGIEGVLLDLLPPGLFFTQVPPSFVPTIDFALQLNPSSRAETGEWYWGEMRTEWSDGEFCAETGELRRPDGTFVARGTQTRRIVA, encoded by the coding sequence ATGAGGGCGGACGCCAGCTGGAAGGGCAAGGGGGGCATCTTCGGCGGCAAGGTCATCGCGCTGCTCGCCGACTGCGTACGCATGCCCGCGGAGGTCGATCGGCTCGAGCTCGCCTCCCTGTGGGTGGAGTTCTCCGGCAGCGTGGTGCCCGGTGAGGCCGACGAGACGGTCGAGGTGCTCCACGCCGGGCGCAGCACGGCGACGGTCCGTGCGGTCCTCGAGCAGGACGGCCGCGCGAAGGCATCCGCCATGGCCAAGCTGGTGGCGGCCGGCCAGGCCTCGGTGCTCCCCGGGCGTACGCTGCCGCCCGCCGCGTCACCGGACGACCTGGACGACCTCGTCGCTCCCTGGGGTGCCCTCGACTATGACCCCAAGCTGCAGGTGAAGGTCATCGACCAAGGTCTCGTGGACGGGGTCATCACCACGCGTGCGTGGCTGCGCGTGCGGCCCGGACACGGTGACGACCTGGGGGTGGGCGGGATCGAGGGAGTGCTGCTCGACCTGCTGCCGCCCGGTCTCTTCTTCACCCAGGTGCCGCCGTCGTTCGTGCCGACGATCGACTTCGCCCTGCAGCTCAACCCGTCGTCGCGCGCCGAGACCGGGGAGTGGTACTGGGGCGAGATGCGTACCGAGTGGTCGGACGGTGAGTTCTGCGCCGAGACCGGGGAGCTCCGTCGCCCCGACGGCACGTTCGTGGCCCGCGGCACGCAGACCCGGCGCATCGTCGCCTGA
- a CDS encoding ABC transporter permease encodes MTLAPVKGATVRTPRRVSTPWRLVLGRLGFLVAALFGVMTLSFLLVSVTPGDPARLIAGPLASDSQVEAIEAELGLDRPLGERYVDYVAGLVKGDLGTSYYSKQPIVDEIASKLPATLSLVLLAVLLAAVLGVVVGSLGAYFRGRWPDSVGRLFTGIFQAVPDFFLGLILIYLLFFVAGIAPAPAGQLAFSESPPPKVTGAIPIDALVAGDTALFVSSLQHLVLPVLTLALVYAAYFAKTARTTVGRALNSQQVHFARAMGLRERTVLRYAFVESRTTIVTYAGVIFAALLGGEAIVEKVFAWDGIGTWALNGILRLDLPVVQGMVLVAGALTLITYTLLDIVVGLLDPRIKHA; translated from the coding sequence ATGACCCTGGCTCCGGTCAAGGGCGCAACCGTGCGCACTCCCCGCCGGGTGAGCACGCCGTGGCGCCTCGTCCTCGGACGCCTCGGGTTCCTCGTGGCCGCGCTCTTCGGGGTCATGACGCTGTCGTTCCTCCTCGTCAGCGTCACCCCGGGAGACCCGGCCCGCCTGATCGCCGGCCCGTTGGCCAGCGACTCCCAGGTGGAGGCGATCGAGGCCGAGCTCGGCCTCGATCGCCCCCTCGGGGAGCGCTACGTCGACTACGTGGCAGGTCTGGTCAAGGGGGACCTCGGCACCTCGTACTACTCCAAGCAGCCGATCGTCGACGAGATCGCCTCGAAGCTGCCCGCGACGCTCTCCCTGGTGCTGCTGGCCGTGCTGCTGGCGGCCGTCCTCGGCGTCGTGGTCGGGTCGTTGGGCGCCTACTTCCGCGGTCGGTGGCCCGACAGCGTCGGCCGCCTCTTCACCGGCATCTTCCAGGCGGTCCCGGACTTCTTCCTGGGCCTGATCCTGATCTACCTGCTCTTCTTCGTCGCCGGCATCGCGCCGGCGCCGGCAGGGCAGCTGGCCTTCTCCGAGAGCCCGCCGCCGAAGGTGACCGGGGCGATCCCGATCGACGCCCTCGTCGCCGGGGACACCGCTCTGTTCGTCTCGTCGTTGCAGCACCTGGTGCTTCCGGTCCTGACTCTGGCGCTCGTGTACGCGGCCTACTTCGCCAAGACCGCGCGCACCACCGTCGGCCGGGCGCTCAACTCCCAGCAGGTGCACTTCGCCCGCGCGATGGGGCTGCGCGAACGGACCGTGCTGCGCTACGCCTTCGTCGAGTCGCGGACCACGATCGTCACCTACGCCGGAGTGATCTTCGCCGCCCTGCTCGGTGGCGAGGCGATCGTCGAGAAGGTCTTCGCCTGGGACGGCATCGGCACCTGGGCACTCAACGGCATCCTGCGCCTCGACCTCCCCGTGGTGCAGGGCATGGTCCTGGTGGCCGGTGCCCTGACCCTGATCACGTACACCCTGCTCGACATCGTCGTCGGGCTCCTGGACCCGAGGATCAAGCATGCCTGA
- a CDS encoding ABC transporter permease: MPDVFAAPRGHQLRLLVKQHPGATVGVAFIVLLLLASLFAPLPYDPTATNGSNALKAPGAEHWFGTDGAGGDVFSRVISAARIDLSLALAGTLLSLVVGLPLGLVASGKGRASDWLVRGLDAFQAFPLLILALALVSLSGNRLYMVVVAIALINVPRYIRLMRSEILSLRESRFIEAAIAMGATPGRITFRHLLPNVWGIVLVQTSLTIANAIVVIASLSFLGVGVSAPTPSWGGMIRDGAGNMSSGEWWIAGFAGIAVLLCVLAFNQLADAIGDRTARTYR, encoded by the coding sequence ATGCCTGACGTCTTCGCGGCCCCGAGGGGGCACCAGCTGCGCCTGTTGGTCAAGCAGCACCCCGGCGCGACCGTGGGCGTGGCCTTCATCGTGCTGCTCCTGCTGGCCAGCCTCTTCGCCCCGCTGCCCTACGACCCCACCGCGACCAACGGCTCCAACGCGCTGAAGGCACCGGGCGCCGAGCACTGGTTCGGCACCGACGGCGCGGGAGGCGACGTCTTCTCCCGCGTCATCTCCGCCGCCCGGATCGACCTCTCGCTCGCGCTGGCCGGGACCCTCCTCTCCCTGGTCGTCGGCCTGCCGCTCGGCCTGGTCGCCTCGGGCAAGGGGCGGGCCAGCGACTGGCTGGTGCGCGGGCTGGACGCCTTCCAGGCATTCCCGCTGCTGATCCTGGCGCTGGCGCTGGTGTCGCTGTCGGGCAACCGGCTGTACATGGTGGTGGTGGCGATCGCCCTCATCAACGTGCCGCGCTACATCCGGTTGATGCGCAGCGAGATCCTCTCGCTGCGGGAGAGCCGCTTCATCGAGGCGGCCATCGCGATGGGCGCCACTCCGGGCCGCATCACGTTCCGCCACCTGCTGCCCAACGTGTGGGGCATCGTCCTGGTGCAGACGTCGCTGACGATCGCCAACGCGATCGTGGTCATCGCCTCCCTCTCCTTCCTCGGCGTCGGCGTCTCGGCGCCGACCCCGTCCTGGGGCGGGATGATCCGCGACGGCGCCGGCAACATGTCGTCCGGGGAGTGGTGGATCGCAGGCTTCGCCGGCATCGCGGTGCTGCTCTGCGTCCTGGCCTTCAACCAGCTCGCCGACGCGATCGGCGACCGAACCGCGAGGACCTACCGATGA
- a CDS encoding class I adenylate-forming enzyme family protein has translation MSLKLNMANGIREFARSSPHRVAAVEGDRSLTFAAMDDRSNRLAQGVLALGCGADKPVAVLSGNRLEYFEIMTAMAKAGVPVVPLNSRNNSADNDYIVAHSGARVLILDPRLADNASTLIDTLDGVISFGGGDAGRDYEDFLAAQRAVDPKAQVGDDDTFCITYTSGTTGRPKGVVLTHKGRLLTAYGAAIEYGLGPGRQTMAVAPLYHGAGFSFGFAGPQLGGQVTVQSKWDPQEFLALLQSSRTSTVFLVPTHAQQIRRIVEEPASAYDLSALETLYFNAAALPVELKEWVHQAFPGVGIHELYGSTECSLVTDLRPEDSMRKAGSVGHPWFMNEVKLLDDDRNPVGPGEPGELWARSPMLMKGYLNNPEATAEATDADGFITVGDVAVADEEGFISIVDRKKDMIIAGGVNIFPREIEEVIGRHDSVDEVAVVGVPDETYGERIAAFVVPKAGAQVDAAALEQHVLGAVAKYKLPREWHTMDALPRNAGGKVLKRVIQDDYVASRPSAH, from the coding sequence GTGTCGCTCAAGCTCAACATGGCCAACGGGATCCGTGAGTTCGCCCGTTCGTCCCCGCACCGCGTCGCTGCCGTGGAGGGGGACCGCAGCCTCACCTTCGCCGCGATGGATGACCGCTCGAACCGCCTGGCCCAGGGTGTCCTGGCCCTCGGCTGCGGCGCGGACAAGCCGGTCGCCGTGCTCTCCGGCAACCGCCTCGAGTACTTCGAGATCATGACGGCGATGGCCAAGGCCGGCGTGCCCGTCGTGCCGCTCAACTCGCGCAACAACAGCGCCGACAACGACTACATCGTCGCCCACTCCGGCGCCCGTGTGCTGATCCTCGACCCGCGTCTGGCTGACAACGCCTCGACTCTCATCGACACCCTCGACGGCGTCATCTCCTTCGGTGGCGGCGACGCCGGCCGTGACTACGAGGACTTCCTCGCCGCCCAGCGGGCCGTGGACCCGAAGGCGCAGGTCGGCGACGACGACACCTTCTGCATCACCTACACCTCCGGGACCACCGGGCGCCCCAAGGGCGTCGTGCTCACCCACAAGGGGCGTCTGCTCACGGCGTACGGGGCCGCGATCGAGTACGGGCTCGGTCCAGGGCGCCAGACGATGGCCGTCGCACCGCTCTACCACGGTGCCGGCTTCTCGTTCGGCTTCGCCGGCCCCCAGCTGGGCGGACAGGTGACGGTGCAGAGCAAGTGGGACCCGCAGGAGTTCCTCGCCCTGCTCCAGTCGTCACGCACCTCCACCGTCTTCCTCGTGCCGACGCACGCCCAGCAGATCCGACGGATCGTGGAGGAACCGGCCAGCGCCTACGACCTGTCGGCGCTGGAGACGCTCTACTTCAACGCGGCTGCCCTGCCGGTCGAGCTCAAGGAGTGGGTGCACCAGGCCTTCCCGGGCGTCGGCATCCACGAGCTCTACGGCTCCACCGAGTGCTCGCTGGTCACCGACCTGCGCCCCGAGGACTCGATGCGCAAGGCCGGCAGCGTGGGCCACCCGTGGTTCATGAACGAGGTCAAGCTGCTCGACGACGACCGCAACCCCGTCGGCCCCGGTGAGCCGGGCGAGCTGTGGGCGCGCTCGCCGATGCTCATGAAGGGATACCTCAACAACCCGGAGGCGACCGCCGAGGCGACCGATGCTGACGGTTTCATCACCGTGGGTGACGTGGCCGTGGCCGACGAGGAGGGGTTCATCTCCATCGTCGACCGCAAGAAGGACATGATCATCGCCGGAGGCGTCAACATCTTCCCGCGCGAGATCGAGGAGGTCATCGGCCGCCACGACTCGGTGGACGAGGTGGCCGTCGTCGGCGTCCCCGACGAGACCTACGGCGAGCGGATCGCTGCGTTCGTGGTGCCGAAGGCGGGCGCCCAGGTGGACGCCGCCGCCCTCGAGCAGCACGTGCTCGGCGCCGTGGCGAAGTACAAGCTTCCGCGCGAGTGGCACACCATGGACGCCCTGCCACGCAACGCCGGGGGCAAGGTCCTCAAGCGCGTCATCCAGGACGACTACGTCGCGTCGCGGCCGAGCGCGCACTGA
- a CDS encoding ATP-binding cassette domain-containing protein — MSLVEISDVVKTFAARQRGADPVQALKGVSLSVDEGETVAIIGESGSGKSTLGKAALRLIDVDSGSIVVDGDDLGSLDARRMRAKRADMQVVFQEPFESLNPRLAIGSIIAEPLQIHRPDLGTTEIRRQVVQTMERVGLPEASANRLPGELSGGQQQRVGIARAVISRPKFLVLDEPTSSLDLSIRAQVLALLAELQQESRMAYLFVSHDMHTVEWISDRIAVMYLGEVVETAPTRQLFDAPTHAYTRTLLSARLSADPRDRHAYKAFAGDATVRQTSSEAST, encoded by the coding sequence ATGTCGCTCGTTGAGATCTCCGACGTCGTCAAGACGTTCGCAGCCCGTCAGCGCGGCGCCGATCCCGTCCAGGCACTGAAGGGCGTCAGCCTCTCGGTGGACGAGGGCGAGACGGTCGCGATCATCGGTGAGTCCGGGTCGGGCAAGTCGACGCTCGGCAAGGCCGCGCTACGCCTGATCGACGTCGACTCCGGCTCGATCGTCGTCGACGGTGACGACCTCGGGTCGCTCGACGCCAGGCGCATGCGGGCCAAGCGGGCCGACATGCAGGTGGTCTTCCAGGAACCGTTCGAGTCGCTGAACCCTCGTCTGGCGATCGGATCGATCATCGCCGAGCCCCTGCAGATCCACCGGCCTGACCTCGGCACCACCGAGATCAGGCGCCAGGTCGTGCAGACGATGGAGCGCGTGGGGCTGCCGGAGGCGTCGGCCAACCGTCTGCCCGGCGAGCTCTCCGGCGGCCAGCAGCAGCGCGTGGGCATCGCCCGTGCGGTGATCAGCCGCCCGAAGTTCCTGGTGCTCGACGAACCGACGAGCTCGCTGGACCTCTCCATCCGGGCCCAGGTGCTGGCCCTGCTCGCCGAGCTCCAGCAGGAGTCGCGGATGGCCTACCTCTTCGTCTCCCACGACATGCACACGGTCGAGTGGATCAGCGACCGCATCGCGGTCATGTACCTGGGCGAGGTGGTGGAGACTGCCCCGACGCGACAGCTCTTCGACGCACCGACGCACGCCTACACGCGGACGCTGCTCTCCGCCCGGCTGTCGGCCGATCCCCGCGACCGGCACGCCTACAAGGCCTTCGCCGGGGACGCGACGGTGCGCCAGACCAGCTCCGAGGCGTCGACGTGA
- a CDS encoding enoyl-CoA hydratase/isomerase family protein, whose protein sequence is MTEVLREIRDQVMYLTIHGPATMNSMTPESMSGLEAALDEAEASDDLRAVVITGTGDRAFSVGIDITFLGDCFGDPHVVFLPYLDRFHAVLRRFELLPVPVVAAVNGLARAGGFEIILACDLVVVADDTRVGDIHLEFGVPPGAGASQRAARKLGDQRAKALMLTSMWLDAETMVRWGLALEAVPRADLMAAAERIVDRVRGLSRPGIAVTKLAIGGAQDRTLSQGLAFEREMFERFLATEGADEGYAAFVEKRRPEWGSADVSALL, encoded by the coding sequence ATGACCGAGGTGCTGCGCGAGATCCGCGACCAGGTCATGTACCTCACGATCCACGGCCCCGCGACGATGAACAGCATGACGCCGGAGTCGATGTCGGGCTTGGAGGCCGCCCTCGACGAGGCCGAGGCCAGCGACGACCTGCGGGCCGTCGTCATCACCGGCACCGGGGACCGTGCCTTCAGCGTGGGCATCGACATCACGTTCCTGGGCGACTGCTTCGGGGACCCCCACGTCGTCTTCCTGCCCTACCTGGACCGGTTCCACGCCGTGCTGCGCCGCTTCGAGCTGCTTCCTGTCCCCGTGGTCGCCGCCGTCAACGGACTGGCGCGAGCCGGTGGCTTCGAGATCATCCTGGCCTGCGACCTGGTGGTGGTCGCCGACGACACCAGGGTCGGTGACATCCACCTCGAGTTCGGGGTCCCGCCGGGTGCGGGCGCCAGCCAGCGCGCCGCACGCAAGCTGGGCGACCAGAGGGCCAAGGCGCTGATGCTCACGTCGATGTGGCTCGACGCCGAGACGATGGTCCGCTGGGGCCTCGCGCTCGAGGCCGTGCCTCGTGCGGATCTGATGGCGGCCGCCGAACGGATCGTCGACCGGGTGCGTGGACTCTCGCGTCCCGGCATCGCCGTCACCAAGCTGGCCATCGGAGGCGCCCAGGACCGTACGTTGTCGCAAGGGCTGGCCTTCGAGCGCGAGATGTTCGAGCGCTTCCTGGCGACCGAGGGCGCCGACGAGGGATATGCCGCCTTCGTGGAGAAGCGTCGGCCCGAGTGGGGGAGTGCTGATGTCAGCGCCCTCCTCTGA
- a CDS encoding ABC transporter ATP-binding protein, whose amino-acid sequence MSDLSVAPLASAAEDVPETVLDVRNLAVSIRTPDGVVNPVKGVDLSVRKGEILGVVGESGCGKSTTIKGVLKLLGPNSTVTADRIELAGHGDISGHSVKQMRGVRGRAVGFVVQNPFGSLNPIYTIERQFYELQKAHGTGVSKRQSRDIALAMLDGVGIVRPERVLDGYAHQLSGGMAQRVVIALATTLSPPLLFADEPTTGLDATVQAQILDLISGLVRDEGRSMLLVTHDLGVIAQYCQRVVVMYGGEVVEEGSVHDVMVTPTHPYTQKLIGSVPKPGEKLNVAR is encoded by the coding sequence ATGAGTGACCTCTCCGTCGCCCCGCTCGCCAGTGCCGCCGAGGACGTTCCCGAGACGGTCCTCGACGTGCGCAACCTGGCCGTCTCCATCCGCACCCCTGACGGTGTCGTCAACCCCGTCAAGGGCGTCGACCTCTCCGTGCGCAAGGGGGAGATCCTCGGTGTGGTGGGGGAGTCCGGATGTGGCAAGTCGACCACCATCAAGGGCGTCCTGAAGCTGCTGGGCCCCAACAGCACCGTCACCGCCGACCGGATCGAGCTCGCCGGGCACGGAGACATCTCCGGCCACAGCGTCAAGCAGATGCGCGGCGTACGCGGTCGGGCCGTCGGGTTCGTCGTCCAGAACCCGTTCGGCTCGCTCAATCCGATCTACACCATCGAACGCCAGTTCTACGAGCTCCAGAAGGCCCACGGCACGGGGGTCTCGAAACGGCAGTCACGCGACATCGCCCTCGCCATGCTCGACGGGGTGGGCATCGTCCGCCCCGAGCGGGTGCTCGACGGTTACGCCCACCAGCTCTCCGGCGGCATGGCCCAGCGTGTCGTCATCGCGCTGGCCACCACGCTCTCGCCGCCCCTGCTCTTCGCCGACGAACCGACCACCGGCCTCGACGCCACGGTGCAGGCGCAGATCCTGGACCTCATCTCCGGACTCGTCCGCGACGAGGGCCGGTCGATGCTCCTGGTGACCCACGACCTGGGCGTCATCGCCCAGTACTGCCAGCGGGTCGTCGTCATGTACGGCGGCGAGGTCGTCGAGGAGGGCTCGGTCCACGACGTCATGGTCACGCCGACGCACCCCTACACCCAGAAGCTCATCGGATCCGTTCCCAAGCCGGGGGAGAAGTTGAATGTCGCTCGTTGA